Proteins from a single region of Pseudomonas phenolilytica:
- the gltA gene encoding citrate synthase gives MADKKAQLIIEGTAPVELPVLTGTVGPDVIDVRSLTSTGHFTFDPGFMSTASCESKITYIDGDKGILLHRGYPIEQLAEKSDYLETCYLLLNGELPTTEQKAQFVSTIKNHTIVHEQLKTFLNGFRRDAHPMAVMCGIVGALSAFYHDSLDINNPQHREISAHRLIAKMPTIAAMVYKYSMGQPIMYPRNDLSYSENFLHMMFNTPAEIKPISPVLANAMDRIFILHADHEQNASTSTVRLAGSTGANPFACIAAGIAALWGPAHGGANEAVLTMLDEIGNVSNIEKFLAKAKDKNDPFKLMGFGHRVYKNFDPRAKVMKKTCDEVLGELGINDPQLELAMKLEEIALKDPYFAERNLYPNVDFYSGIILKAIGIPTSMFTVIFAMSRTVGWISHWKEMIASGQKIGRPRQLYTGHAQRDLPR, from the coding sequence ATGGCTGACAAGAAAGCGCAGTTGATCATCGAGGGCACCGCCCCCGTCGAACTGCCCGTTTTAACCGGTACCGTAGGGCCTGATGTAATTGACGTCCGAAGCCTGACCTCCACGGGTCACTTCACCTTCGATCCCGGCTTCATGTCGACCGCCTCTTGCGAGTCCAAGATCACCTATATCGACGGCGACAAGGGCATCCTGCTTCATCGCGGCTACCCCATCGAGCAGTTGGCGGAAAAATCCGACTATCTGGAAACCTGCTATCTCCTGCTCAACGGCGAACTGCCGACCACCGAGCAGAAAGCTCAGTTCGTCAGCACCATCAAGAACCACACCATTGTTCATGAGCAGCTGAAGACCTTCCTCAACGGCTTCCGTCGCGACGCCCACCCGATGGCCGTGATGTGCGGCATCGTTGGCGCCCTGTCCGCGTTCTATCACGACTCGCTGGACATCAATAATCCGCAGCATCGCGAAATCTCCGCGCATCGCCTGATCGCCAAGATGCCGACCATCGCCGCCATGGTTTACAAGTACTCCATGGGCCAGCCGATCATGTACCCGCGCAATGATCTGAGCTACTCGGAAAACTTCCTGCACATGATGTTCAACACGCCGGCCGAGATCAAACCGATCAGCCCGGTGCTGGCGAATGCCATGGATCGCATCTTCATCCTGCATGCCGATCACGAGCAGAACGCATCGACTTCTACTGTGCGACTGGCCGGCTCCACCGGTGCCAATCCGTTCGCCTGTATCGCAGCCGGTATCGCCGCCCTCTGGGGACCGGCACACGGCGGCGCCAACGAAGCCGTGCTGACCATGCTGGATGAAATCGGCAACGTATCGAACATCGAGAAGTTCCTGGCCAAGGCCAAGGACAAGAACGATCCGTTCAAACTGATGGGCTTCGGCCATCGCGTGTACAAGAACTTCGATCCGCGCGCCAAGGTCATGAAGAAGACCTGTGACGAGGTGCTGGGCGAACTGGGTATCAATGACCCGCAGCTGGAGCTTGCAATGAAGCTCGAAGAAATCGCCCTGAAGGATCCCTACTTCGCCGAACGCAACCTGTACCCGAATGTGGACTTCTACTCGGGCATCATCCTCAAGGCCATCGGCATTCCGACCAGCATGTTCACCGTAATCTTCGCGATGTCGCGCACTGTGGGCTGGATCTCGCATTGGAAGGAAATGATCGCCTCCGGCCAGAAAATCGGGCGTCCGCGCCAGCTTTACACTGGCCACGCACAGCGCGATCTGCCGCGCTAA
- a CDS encoding flagellar protein FlaG, which produces MPSFRQEAGLYSLQGEGGSGKAPQKADVNEAVERIRTQVQTLQRDLNFSVDDSTGQVVVQVLDGDSGKVVRQIPSEDILRLAERLDEMRSLLFEAKA; this is translated from the coding sequence ATGCCCAGCTTTCGTCAGGAAGCTGGGCTTTATTCGTTGCAGGGCGAAGGTGGCTCTGGCAAGGCTCCACAGAAAGCAGATGTAAACGAAGCAGTAGAGCGCATTCGCACGCAGGTGCAGACCTTGCAGCGCGATTTGAACTTCAGCGTGGATGATTCCACCGGTCAGGTTGTGGTGCAGGTGCTGGATGGCGACTCGGGCAAGGTGGTGCGGCAGATTCCGTCCGAGGATATCCTGCGCCTGGCAGAGCGTTTGGACGAGATGCGTAGCCTGTTGTTCGAGGCTAAGGCCTAA
- the fliS gene encoding flagellar export chaperone FliS, which produces MNAMAAMRQYQQVGVKAQVTEADPHRLIQMLMQGGLDRIAQARGAMEREAYAEKGVLIGKAINIIGGLRDVLDKEAGGELATNLERLYEYMTMRLFEASRHNDVSKLDEVAKLLGEVKSGWDGIA; this is translated from the coding sequence ATGAATGCTATGGCAGCAATGCGGCAATACCAGCAGGTCGGCGTAAAGGCGCAGGTTACCGAGGCCGATCCGCATCGTCTGATCCAAATGCTGATGCAGGGCGGGCTGGATCGTATAGCGCAGGCCAGGGGGGCTATGGAACGCGAGGCCTATGCTGAGAAAGGCGTGCTGATCGGCAAGGCGATCAACATCATCGGCGGGCTGCGCGACGTGCTGGACAAGGAGGCGGGTGGCGAACTGGCTACCAATCTCGAACGTCTGTATGAGTACATGACGATGCGCCTGTTCGAAGCTAGCCGCCACAACGACGTAAGCAAGCTGGATGAGGTGGCGAAGCTGCTTGGTGAGGTCAAGTCCGGCTGGGACGGCATCGCCTGA
- a CDS encoding pyrimidine/purine nucleoside phosphorylase: MFKVNEYFDGTVKSIAFDMDAGPATIGVMAAGNYEFGTSQLEIMHVITGSLDVKLPGSEKYETYGTGTQFTVPANSKFQLKVATDTAYLCEYR; this comes from the coding sequence ATGTTCAAGGTTAACGAGTACTTCGACGGCACCGTAAAATCCATCGCGTTCGATATGGATGCAGGTCCAGCCACCATCGGCGTCATGGCCGCGGGCAACTATGAGTTCGGAACCAGCCAGCTGGAGATCATGCATGTGATTACCGGCAGTCTGGACGTGAAGTTACCCGGCAGCGAGAAGTACGAAACCTATGGCACAGGTACTCAGTTCACCGTGCCCGCAAACAGCAAGTTCCAACTGAAAGTCGCCACCGACACCGCATACCTCTGCGAGTATCGTTAA
- a CDS encoding succinate dehydrogenase iron-sulfur subunit has translation MLQVSVYRYNPDQDEKPFMQDFQVNTDGKDLMVLDVLALIKEQDQGFSYRRSCREGVCGSDGMNINGKNGLACITPLSAVVKGNKLVIRPLPGLPVIRDLVVDMSIFYKQYEKVRPYLMNDTPPPAIERLQSPEDREKLDGLYECILCACCSTSCPSFWWNPDKFLGPAASLQAYRFLADSRDTETEERLAALDDPFSVFRCRGIMNCVDVCPKGLNPTRAIGHIRNMLLQSGT, from the coding sequence ATGTTGCAAGTGAGTGTTTATCGCTACAACCCCGATCAGGACGAAAAGCCGTTCATGCAGGATTTTCAGGTCAATACCGATGGGAAAGACCTGATGGTTCTCGACGTCTTGGCTCTGATCAAGGAACAGGACCAAGGTTTCTCTTATCGTCGCTCCTGCCGTGAAGGTGTGTGTGGCTCCGACGGCATGAACATCAACGGCAAGAACGGCCTGGCCTGCATCACCCCGCTGTCTGCTGTGGTGAAGGGCAACAAGTTGGTCATTCGTCCGTTGCCGGGGCTGCCGGTCATTCGTGACCTGGTGGTCGATATGAGCATCTTCTATAAGCAGTACGAGAAGGTGCGCCCTTATCTGATGAACGATACGCCGCCTCCGGCTATCGAACGTCTGCAGAGTCCGGAAGATCGCGAGAAGCTGGACGGCCTGTACGAGTGCATTTTGTGCGCTTGCTGCTCGACCAGTTGCCCGTCTTTCTGGTGGAACCCGGACAAGTTCCTCGGCCCGGCTGCATCGCTGCAAGCCTATCGTTTCCTGGCGGATAGCCGGGATACGGAAACCGAAGAGCGTCTGGCGGCACTGGACGATCCGTTCAGCGTGTTCCGTTGCCGTGGCATCATGAACTGCGTTGACGTCTGCCCGAAAGGGCTGAACCCGACCAGGGCGATTGGTCACATTCGCAACATGCTGCTGCAGAGCGGTACGTGA
- the fliD gene encoding flagellar filament capping protein FliD: MAGVSGIGSGLDIDSIVAGMVAAERAPKETQLANLEKKTTTQITAVGALKGAISDFQTALAALNKPELFQARSATSSKSDLVGVTATTTAGAGSYQLEVKSLASSSKVALAAIPNTAEAPARFTSGTFEVSLGVPGIPPAPNTKESFSVTIDENNNTLAGVRDAINTAGKDMSVSATIVTDEYGSRLVLSSSKTGAGRDITVTATGAGEPGLIGLSALNFTGTSGTGKDGRVLTSAQSAELYVDGLKVISETNKVDGAIEGITLDLKAKTVANEPLTIAVAEDKAGVKKQIQSFVDSYNKLIGVINAQTKVTSVGEGKTPVTGALVGDATARTLLNTIRNELVNVQGDGALRALTDIGITTQKDGALAIDSAKLDKAMASNFGELAGLFTGDKGLASRLDAKLKPYTETGGILEQRNKAMTETITKIDDQKEALTRRLASLQERLYKQFNAMDLLVGQLSNTSSSLLASLENLPWAANNSKK, from the coding sequence ATGGCAGGCGTATCAGGCATCGGTTCCGGTCTCGACATCGATAGTATCGTGGCGGGGATGGTCGCCGCCGAGCGGGCTCCTAAGGAAACCCAGCTTGCCAACCTCGAAAAAAAGACGACAACGCAGATAACGGCTGTTGGTGCGCTAAAGGGCGCAATCAGTGATTTCCAGACAGCGCTGGCTGCGCTGAACAAACCAGAGCTGTTCCAAGCGCGCTCGGCTACCTCCAGCAAGTCGGATCTCGTCGGCGTTACGGCGACAACCACCGCGGGAGCTGGCAGCTATCAACTGGAAGTCAAATCACTGGCGAGCAGCAGCAAGGTTGCACTGGCCGCGATTCCCAATACGGCCGAAGCTCCCGCGCGTTTTACCAGTGGAACGTTCGAGGTCTCGCTTGGTGTGCCAGGCATCCCGCCCGCGCCAAACACCAAGGAATCCTTTTCAGTCACGATTGACGAGAACAACAACACGCTCGCCGGTGTGCGTGATGCAATCAACACGGCCGGGAAAGACATGAGTGTTAGCGCCACCATCGTCACGGACGAGTATGGCTCTCGACTGGTGCTGAGTAGCAGCAAAACTGGCGCAGGGCGCGATATTACCGTCACTGCAACCGGGGCAGGCGAACCTGGGCTCATAGGTCTTTCCGCATTGAACTTCACCGGTACCTCAGGCACCGGCAAAGATGGTCGCGTACTGACCTCGGCACAGAGTGCTGAATTGTATGTCGACGGTTTGAAGGTGATCAGCGAGACCAACAAAGTCGATGGTGCCATTGAGGGCATCACGCTCGATCTTAAGGCCAAAACCGTTGCAAACGAACCGCTGACCATCGCGGTAGCGGAAGACAAGGCGGGTGTTAAAAAGCAGATCCAGTCCTTTGTCGACAGCTATAACAAGCTGATCGGTGTGATTAACGCGCAGACCAAGGTCACATCAGTAGGCGAGGGCAAGACGCCCGTAACAGGCGCATTGGTGGGCGATGCCACGGCGCGCACCTTGCTCAACACGATTCGCAACGAGCTGGTTAACGTGCAGGGTGATGGTGCACTGCGAGCGCTGACCGATATTGGTATCACCACACAGAAGGATGGCGCCCTCGCCATTGACAGCGCCAAGCTGGACAAGGCGATGGCCAGTAACTTCGGCGAATTGGCGGGTCTGTTCACGGGTGACAAGGGATTGGCTTCCAGACTCGACGCCAAGCTGAAGCCATACACCGAGACCGGCGGAATACTCGAGCAACGCAACAAGGCAATGACTGAGACGATCACCAAAATTGATGATCAGAAGGAAGCTCTCACCCGTCGCCTCGCCTCACTGCAGGAGCGTCTGTACAAGCAGTTCAATGCGATGGATCTGCTGGTGGGTCAGTTGTCCAATACGTCGTCGAGTTTGTTGGCTTCGCTGGAAAATCTGCCGTGGGCAGCGAATAACTCGAAGAAGTAA
- the sdhA gene encoding succinate dehydrogenase flavoprotein subunit → MANIRTLSFDAIIVGGGGAGMRAALQLSQSGHKTAVVTKVFPTRSHTVSAQGGITCAIASADPNDDWRWHMYDTVKGSDYIGDQDAIEYMCSVGPEAVFELEHMGLPFSRTEQGRIYQRPFGGQSKDFGKGGQAARTCAAADRTGHALLHTLYQGNLKNDTVFLNEWYAVDLVKNQDGAVVGVIAICIETGETVYIRSKATVLATGGAGRIYASTTNALINTGDGVGMALRAGVPVQDIEMWQFHPTGIAGAGVLVTEGCRGEGGYLINKHGERFMERYAPNAKDLAGRDVVARSMVKEILAGNGCGPDGDHVMLKLDHLGEEVLHSRLPGICELSKTFAHVDPVTAPVPVVPTCHYMMGGIATNIHGQAITQDASGNDKIIDGLFAVGEVACVSVHGANRLGGNSLLDLVVFGRAAGLHLEKALKEGIEHRGASETDLDVALARLAGINERTTGEDVAPLRKELQNCMQNYFGVFRTGEYMQKGIAQLVDLRQRIANVKISDKSQAFNTARIEALELQNLLEVAEATAIAAETRKESRGAHAREDFEERDDENWLCHTLYFPGEKRVAKRAVNFAPKTVPAFEPKVRTY, encoded by the coding sequence ATGGCTAACATTCGTACGCTTTCTTTTGACGCCATCATCGTCGGTGGCGGTGGCGCCGGTATGCGCGCGGCGCTCCAGCTGTCCCAGTCCGGTCACAAGACCGCTGTGGTCACCAAGGTTTTCCCGACTCGTTCGCACACCGTTTCCGCTCAGGGCGGCATCACCTGCGCCATCGCTTCGGCCGATCCGAACGATGACTGGCGCTGGCACATGTACGATACCGTCAAGGGCTCCGACTACATCGGTGACCAGGATGCGATCGAGTACATGTGTTCCGTCGGTCCTGAGGCTGTGTTCGAGCTCGAGCACATGGGTCTGCCTTTCTCCCGTACCGAGCAGGGCCGCATCTATCAGCGTCCGTTCGGCGGTCAGTCGAAGGACTTCGGTAAGGGTGGTCAGGCCGCTCGTACGTGCGCCGCTGCCGACCGTACCGGTCATGCGCTGCTGCACACGCTTTATCAGGGCAACCTGAAGAACGACACCGTTTTCCTCAACGAGTGGTACGCAGTCGATCTGGTGAAGAACCAGGATGGCGCAGTCGTGGGTGTCATTGCCATCTGCATCGAAACCGGCGAAACCGTTTACATCCGTTCCAAGGCTACCGTGCTTGCTACCGGTGGCGCTGGTCGGATCTACGCATCGACCACCAACGCCCTGATCAACACTGGCGACGGTGTCGGCATGGCACTGCGTGCCGGTGTGCCGGTTCAGGATATCGAGATGTGGCAGTTCCACCCGACCGGTATTGCCGGTGCCGGCGTGCTGGTGACCGAAGGTTGCCGCGGTGAAGGTGGCTACCTGATCAACAAGCACGGCGAGCGCTTCATGGAGCGCTACGCGCCGAACGCGAAGGACCTGGCCGGTCGCGACGTCGTTGCGCGTTCGATGGTCAAAGAAATCCTGGCGGGCAACGGCTGTGGTCCGGATGGCGACCACGTGATGCTGAAGCTGGACCACTTGGGCGAGGAAGTGCTGCACAGCCGCCTGCCGGGTATCTGCGAACTGTCGAAGACCTTCGCCCACGTCGACCCGGTTACGGCACCAGTGCCGGTCGTTCCGACCTGCCACTACATGATGGGTGGTATCGCCACCAACATTCATGGCCAGGCAATCACGCAGGACGCCAGCGGCAACGACAAAATCATCGATGGCCTTTTTGCTGTCGGCGAAGTGGCTTGTGTATCCGTGCACGGTGCCAATCGCCTGGGTGGCAACTCGTTGCTCGATCTGGTGGTCTTCGGTCGCGCGGCTGGTCTGCACCTGGAGAAGGCGCTCAAGGAGGGCATCGAGCATCGCGGCGCTAGCGAAACCGATCTTGATGTTGCCCTTGCTCGTCTGGCAGGCATCAACGAACGCACCACGGGTGAAGACGTGGCTCCGCTACGAAAGGAGCTGCAGAACTGCATGCAGAATTACTTCGGCGTGTTCCGTACCGGCGAATACATGCAGAAAGGTATCGCCCAGCTGGTCGATCTGCGTCAGCGCATCGCCAACGTCAAGATCTCCGACAAGAGCCAGGCGTTCAACACTGCGCGCATTGAAGCGCTCGAGTTGCAGAACCTGCTGGAAGTTGCCGAAGCTACGGCGATTGCGGCGGAAACCCGCAAAGAATCCCGTGGTGCACATGCTCGCGAGGACTTCGAAGAGCGTGACGATGAGAACTGGCTGTGCCACACCCTGTATTTCCCGGGTGAGAAGCGCGTTGCCAAGCGTGCCGTGAACTTCGCTCCGAAGACCGTTCCGGCCTTCGAGCCCAAGGTTCGGACTTATTGA
- the sdhC gene encoding succinate dehydrogenase, cytochrome b556 subunit codes for MKSQRPVNLDLRTIKLPITAYTSILHRVSGVILFVGIALLLLALDTSLSSPEGFEEVREYLGGPLAKLISWGLLSALLYHLVAGVRHLIMDAGHGETLEGGKLGSKIVIAVSVVLIVLAGVWIW; via the coding sequence GTGAAAAGCCAACGACCTGTAAACCTAGATCTTAGGACAATAAAACTCCCAATCACTGCTTACACGTCGATTCTCCACCGTGTATCCGGTGTCATTCTGTTCGTCGGTATCGCCCTGTTGTTGCTTGCGCTCGATACCTCGCTGTCTTCTCCAGAAGGCTTCGAGGAGGTTCGGGAGTATTTGGGTGGCCCGCTGGCGAAGCTGATTAGCTGGGGGCTGCTGTCCGCACTGCTGTACCACCTCGTGGCAGGTGTTCGTCACCTGATCATGGATGCCGGCCACGGTGAGACGCTGGAAGGCGGCAAGCTGGGCTCGAAAATCGTAATCGCCGTTTCGGTGGTGCTGATCGTTCTGGCGGGAGTGTGGATATGGTAA
- a CDS encoding DMT family protein, with product MPIWLQTAALLCCSNLFMTFAWYGHLKTLNGKPWLIAALISWSIAFFEYMLMVPANRIGYTELSIGQLKIMQEVVTLAVFVPFSVLYMQQPLKLDYLWAGICLVGAVYFIFRS from the coding sequence ATGCCCATCTGGCTACAAACCGCCGCCCTGCTCTGCTGCTCCAACCTGTTCATGACGTTCGCCTGGTATGGCCACCTCAAAACCTTGAACGGCAAACCGTGGCTGATCGCCGCCCTGATCAGTTGGAGCATCGCTTTTTTCGAGTACATGCTGATGGTGCCGGCAAATCGTATCGGCTACACCGAACTATCTATCGGCCAGCTCAAGATCATGCAGGAAGTCGTCACCCTGGCAGTTTTCGTGCCCTTTAGCGTCCTTTATATGCAACAACCACTGAAACTCGATTATCTATGGGCAGGCATATGCCTGGTCGGCGCAGTTTATTTCATATTTCGCAGTTAG
- a CDS encoding 2-oxoglutarate dehydrogenase E1 component: MQESVMQRMWDSAHLSGGNAAYVEELYELYLHDPNAVPEEWRTYFQKLPSGGSAAADVSHSTIRDHFVLLAKNQRRAQPVSAGSVSSEHEKKQVEVLRLIQAYRLRGHQAAQLDPLALQQRPVPADLAITNYGLTDADLDTVFRTGDLAIGKDEASLREILKALQETYCRTIGAEFAHIVDSEQRNWFIQRVESVRGRPDFSPEIKSHLLERLTAAEGLEKYLGTKYPGTKRFGLEGGESLIPMLDEIIQRSGSYGTKEIVIGMAHRGRLNVLVNTFGKNPRDLFDEFEGKKVEGLSSGDVKYHQGFSSNVMTPGGEIHLAMAFNPSHLEIVSPVVEGSVRARQDRRCDPAGDKVLPVTIHGDAAVAGQGVVMETFQMSQTRAYRTGGTIRIVVNNQVGFTTNKQEDARSTEYATDVAKMIQAPIFHVNADDPEAVLFVTQLAVDYRMQFKRDIVLDLICYRRRGHNEADEPSGTQPLMYQKIAKQRTTRELYADALIQSNVLDAERVQAKVDEYRTALDNGLHVVKSLVKEPNKELFVDWRPYLGHAWTARHDTSFDLKTLQDLSSKLLNVPEGFVVQRQVAKILEDRQKMGAGALAINWGFAETMAYATLLFEGHPVRISGQDVGRGTFSHRHAALHNQKDGSTYIPLQHLYEGQPRFDLYDSFLSEEAVLAFEYGYATTTPNALVVWEAQFGDFANGAQVVIDQFITSGEHKWGRLCGLTMLLPHGYEGQGPEHSSARLERYLQLCAEQNIQVCVPTTPAQVYHMLRRQAIRPLRKPLVALTPKSLLRHKLAISTLEELTEGSFQTVIPEIDPIEAAKVERVIMCSGKVYYDLLEKRRNEGRDDIAIVRIEQLYPFPEEDLAEVLAPYQNIKHIIWCQEEPMNQGAWYCSQHHMRRVATAHKKELFLQYAGRDASAAPAVGYASMHAEQQEKLLQDAFTV; encoded by the coding sequence ATGCAAGAAAGCGTAATGCAGCGCATGTGGGACAGCGCCCACCTATCCGGTGGTAACGCTGCCTATGTGGAAGAGCTTTATGAGCTCTACCTGCACGACCCCAACGCAGTGCCCGAAGAGTGGCGCACTTATTTCCAGAAGTTGCCTTCTGGTGGCAGCGCGGCAGCAGACGTGTCGCACTCGACGATTCGCGATCATTTCGTGTTGCTGGCGAAGAACCAGCGTCGCGCACAACCTGTCTCCGCAGGCAGCGTCAGCAGCGAGCATGAGAAGAAGCAGGTCGAAGTTCTGCGGCTGATCCAGGCGTATCGGCTGCGTGGTCATCAAGCGGCGCAGCTTGATCCCCTGGCACTGCAGCAGCGTCCGGTTCCCGCTGATCTTGCGATCACCAACTATGGTCTGACCGATGCGGATTTGGATACCGTTTTCCGCACGGGCGATCTGGCGATAGGCAAAGACGAAGCCAGCTTGCGTGAAATCCTGAAAGCGTTGCAAGAGACGTATTGCCGCACCATCGGCGCGGAGTTTGCCCATATCGTCGATTCCGAGCAGCGCAACTGGTTCATCCAGCGCGTCGAAAGCGTACGTGGCCGTCCGGATTTCTCGCCGGAAATCAAGAGTCATCTACTGGAGCGTCTGACAGCCGCCGAAGGACTGGAAAAGTATCTCGGCACCAAATATCCGGGGACCAAGCGTTTTGGTCTGGAAGGTGGTGAGAGCCTGATTCCGATGCTGGACGAAATCATCCAGCGCTCCGGCTCCTACGGCACCAAGGAAATCGTCATCGGTATGGCCCACCGTGGCCGTCTCAACGTGCTGGTCAACACCTTCGGCAAGAATCCGCGCGATCTGTTCGACGAATTCGAAGGCAAGAAGGTCGAAGGGCTCAGCTCCGGTGATGTCAAGTATCACCAGGGCTTCTCTTCCAACGTCATGACTCCCGGTGGCGAGATCCATCTGGCGATGGCTTTCAACCCCTCGCACCTGGAAATCGTTTCGCCGGTGGTTGAGGGTTCGGTGCGTGCTCGTCAGGACCGTCGCTGTGATCCGGCCGGAGACAAGGTTCTTCCGGTAACCATCCACGGTGATGCCGCTGTCGCCGGTCAGGGCGTGGTGATGGAAACCTTCCAGATGTCGCAGACGCGTGCTTACCGCACCGGCGGCACGATTCGCATCGTGGTCAACAACCAGGTCGGCTTCACCACTAACAAGCAGGAAGATGCTCGTTCAACCGAGTACGCTACTGACGTGGCGAAGATGATTCAAGCACCGATCTTCCACGTTAACGCAGACGACCCCGAGGCGGTGCTGTTCGTTACCCAGCTCGCTGTGGATTATCGGATGCAGTTCAAGCGCGATATCGTGCTGGATCTGATCTGCTATCGCCGTCGCGGTCATAACGAGGCTGACGAGCCAAGCGGCACCCAGCCGCTGATGTATCAGAAGATCGCTAAGCAGCGCACCACTCGTGAGCTGTACGCTGATGCGCTCATCCAGTCGAATGTACTGGACGCCGAGCGCGTTCAGGCTAAGGTCGATGAGTATCGCACCGCGCTGGATAACGGCCTGCACGTGGTCAAGAGCCTGGTCAAGGAACCGAACAAGGAGCTCTTCGTTGACTGGCGTCCATATCTGGGCCATGCGTGGACCGCACGTCACGACACCAGCTTCGATCTGAAGACCTTGCAGGATCTGTCCAGCAAACTGTTGAATGTCCCGGAAGGCTTCGTTGTCCAGCGTCAGGTTGCGAAGATCCTTGAGGATCGGCAGAAGATGGGAGCGGGCGCGCTGGCCATCAACTGGGGCTTCGCGGAGACCATGGCCTACGCTACGCTGCTGTTCGAAGGCCATCCGGTGCGTATTTCCGGTCAGGACGTCGGTCGCGGTACCTTCTCGCATCGCCATGCTGCGTTGCACAATCAGAAAGACGGCAGTACCTACATTCCGCTTCAGCACCTCTACGAAGGGCAGCCGCGCTTCGATCTGTATGACTCGTTCCTTTCCGAGGAAGCGGTTCTGGCGTTCGAGTACGGATATGCCACTACTACTCCCAACGCCCTCGTGGTTTGGGAGGCGCAGTTCGGCGACTTCGCCAACGGCGCGCAGGTCGTTATCGACCAGTTCATCACTAGCGGCGAACACAAGTGGGGCCGTCTCTGCGGTCTGACCATGCTGCTGCCGCACGGTTATGAGGGGCAGGGCCCGGAGCACTCCTCCGCGCGTCTGGAGCGCTACCTGCAACTGTGTGCCGAGCAGAACATCCAGGTCTGCGTGCCGACCACACCAGCTCAGGTCTATCACATGCTGCGTCGGCAGGCGATTCGTCCGCTGCGCAAGCCGCTGGTTGCCCTGACGCCGAAGTCGCTGTTGCGTCACAAGCTCGCTATCTCGACGCTGGAGGAGCTTACCGAGGGTTCGTTCCAGACCGTTATCCCGGAGATCGATCCGATCGAAGCGGCGAAGGTCGAGCGCGTGATCATGTGCAGCGGCAAGGTCTACTACGATCTTCTGGAAAAGCGCCGCAACGAAGGTCGCGACGATATTGCCATCGTGCGTATCGAGCAGCTCTATCCCTTCCCTGAGGAGGACCTCGCCGAGGTGCTGGCACCTTATCAGAACATCAAGCACATCATCTGGTGTCAGGAAGAGCCGATGAACCAGGGCGCGTGGTACTGCAGCCAGCACCATATGCGTCGCGTCGCGACTGCTCACAAGAAGGAACTGTTCCTGCAATACGCTGGTCGTGATGCATCCGCGGCTCCGGCGGTC
- the sdhD gene encoding succinate dehydrogenase, hydrophobic membrane anchor protein, giving the protein MVTNVTNFSRSGLYDWMAQRVSAVVLAAYFLFLLGYLIANPGLEYTQWHALFSANWMRIFSLLALVALSVHAWVGMWTISTDYLTNMAIGKWATGVRFLFQAVCGIAMFTFFVWGVQILWGI; this is encoded by the coding sequence ATGGTAACCAATGTCACCAACTTTTCGCGCTCGGGTCTGTATGACTGGATGGCGCAGCGCGTTTCTGCAGTGGTTCTTGCGGCTTATTTTCTGTTCCTGCTTGGGTACCTGATTGCGAACCCAGGGTTGGAGTACACCCAGTGGCACGCGCTGTTCTCGGCCAACTGGATGCGCATCTTCAGCTTGCTGGCTCTAGTCGCCCTGAGTGTGCACGCGTGGGTAGGCATGTGGACGATCTCCACCGACTACCTGACCAATATGGCGATCGGTAAGTGGGCTACCGGCGTTCGTTTCCTGTTCCAGGCGGTGTGTGGCATTGCCATGTTCACCTTCTTCGTCTGGGGCGTGCAGATTCTTTGGGGTATCTGA
- a CDS encoding YkgJ family cysteine cluster protein: protein MDCRPGCGACCIAPSISSPIPGMPHGKAAGERCVHLSSQYLCQLFDDPRRPAVCAAFGADPLCCGADRDEAIRLLGWLEQATA, encoded by the coding sequence ATGGATTGCCGTCCTGGCTGCGGTGCTTGTTGCATTGCCCCTTCCATCAGCTCGCCGATACCTGGCATGCCGCATGGCAAAGCTGCAGGTGAGCGCTGTGTGCATTTGTCGTCGCAATACCTCTGCCAGCTTTTCGATGATCCGCGACGGCCGGCGGTATGCGCGGCATTTGGTGCCGACCCGTTATGTTGTGGGGCTGATCGCGATGAGGCGATTCGCTTGCTGGGATGGTTGGAGCAGGCGACAGCCTGA